The following coding sequences are from one Lolium rigidum isolate FL_2022 chromosome 6, APGP_CSIRO_Lrig_0.1, whole genome shotgun sequence window:
- the LOC124659483 gene encoding putative F-box protein At5g14160 isoform X3: MITEKRLPEVNSARMADWANLQTDIVGSIVRKLAIPDYIRFRAVCTSWNRVCVCRDVSNDPRVDPWLMLPTKTLEDAKFFSIPERKNETIRILSTATIFGSVWTPVGSSHGWLVFFNLNQGTIQLVNPISGGQFELPPLGREHFSKAVLLDMSESNFSVAIVYGNRKGYKVTRKGSRSWSFVDSKHILIDIFKHRRQLYTIDIYGTIEVWAEPPRSWPDADGPLVDPYMHPSLAQRKFNCLVETPAGDLVKVKRQSQNKFAAWILNRETSSFERTEDIGEFALFVSHHNSFCFPTKDHLSLKANCVYFIDNYKNLCAFNLEHGTKELIQGLETPALPRQDAFLWFIPSLK; encoded by the exons ATGATCACGGAGAAGAG GCTTCCGGAAGTTAATTCTGCTAGGATGGCTGATTGGGCTAATCTTCAGACTGATATTGTTGGTTCAATTGTAAGGAAGCTTGCCATCCCTGACTATATCAGATTCCGCGCAGTATGCACGTCGTGGAACCGTGTCTGTGTCTGCAGGGATGTATCCAATGATCCAAGGGTAGACCCATGGCTGATGCTCCCCACAAAGACGCTTGAGGATGCTAAATTTTTCAGTATACCTGAAAGAAAGAATGAAACCATCCGTATCCTGAGTACTGCCACGATCTTTGGCTCCGTGTGGACTCCTGTTGGTTCTTCCCATGGCTGGCTTGTCTTCTTCAACCTGAACCAGGGAACCATCCAGTTGGTTAATCCCATCAGCGGCGGTCAGTTCGAACTGCCCCCACTCGGACGCGAGCACTTCTCCAAGGCGGTGTTGCTTGACATGAGTGAGAGCAACTTCAGTGTTGCTATTGTCTATGGCAATCGAAAAGGATATAAGGTGACACGCAAAGGAAGCAGAAGCTGGTCATTTGTTGATTCCAAACATATCCTAATTGATATTTTCAAGCACAGAAGGCAACTTTACACCATCGACATATATGGCACTATCGAGGTGTGGGCAGAGCCACCCCGTTCATGGCCGGATGCAGACGGCCCGCTTGTTGATCCATATATGCATCCTAGCCTCGCCCAGCGGAAATTTAACTGTCTGGTGGAGACCCCAGCTGGTGATCTCGTGAAGGTTAAGCGCCAATCTCAGAACAAGTTTGCGGCGTGGATCCTGAACAGAGAGACATCTTCATTCGAGAGGACCGAAGACATTGGGGAGTTCGCTTTGTTCGTCAGCCACCACAACTCGTTCTGTTTCCCGACCAAGGACCATCTGAGCCTCAAGGCGAACTGCGTCTACTTCATCGACAACTACAAGAACCTGTGTGCGTTCAACCTCGAGCATGGGACCAAGGAGCTCATACAAGGCCTCGAAACTCCGGCGCTCCCACGACAGGACGCATTCTTATGGTTCATACCTTCACTGAAATGA
- the LOC124659482 gene encoding uncharacterized protein LOC124659482 — protein MMCTDAHLFFRLPEVNSARMADWANLQTDIVGTIIRKLAIPDYIRFRAVCTSWNRVCACRDVSNNPRVDPWLMLPTKMLEDAKFFSIPERKNETIRILSIATICGSAWTPVGSSNGWLVFFNPTLGTIQLVNPISSAQFQLPPVGCKPFSKAVLLDMSESNFSVAVIYGDQKGYKVTCKGSKGWSSVDSKHVLIDVFKHRSQLYTIDIYGTVELWAEPPSAWPDEDGLLVDPNLHHNFAPDEDYPIWDQYVYDNWMEDQPDEDGPDEDGLLLGPNLHHNFAPDEDDLMGGPYLHDNFELDEEGPLVYPNLHHNFGPDEDDPMGIPYLYDDLELVDPLVDPNQLNCLVETPAGDLMKVKRQSESKFAVWILNKGTSSFERTNDIGEFGLFVSRYSSFCLLTKDHPNVKSNHVYFIDSYKNLCAFNLEHGTKELVEALETLGAHNQQDMYLLGRPGVHSFLWFTPSLK, from the coding sequence ATGATGTGCACTGATGCTCATCTATTTTTCAGGCTTCCGGAAGTCAATTCTGCTAGGATGGCTGATTGGGCTAATCTTCAGACTGATATTGTTGGTACAATCATAAGGAAGCTTGCCATCCCTGACTATATCAGATTCCGTGCCGTATGCACCTCGTGGAACCGTGTCTGTGCCTGCAGGGATGTATCCAACAATCCAAGGGTAGACCCATGGCTGATGCTCCCCACAAAGATGCTCGAGGATGCTAAATTTTTCAGCATACCTGAAAGAAAGAATGAAACCATACGCATCCTGAGTATTGCCACGATCTGTGGCTCCGCGTGGACTCCTGTTGGTTCCTCCAATGGTTGGCTTGTCTTCTTCAACCCGACTCTGGGAACCATCCAGCTGGTTAATCCAATCAGCAGTGCTCAGTTCCAACTCCCCCCAGTCGGATGCAAGCCGTTCTCCAAAGCCGTGTTGCTTGACATGAGTGAGAGTAACTTCAGCGTTGCTGTCATCTATGGCGACCAAAAAGGATACAAAGTGACATGCAAAGGAAGCAAAGGCTGGTCATCTGTTGATTCAAAACACGTCCTGATAGATGTCTTCAAGCACAGAAGTCAACTTTACACCATTGACATATATGGTACGGTCGAGCTGTGGGCAGAGCCACCCAGTGCATGGCCGGATGAGGATGGCCTGCTGGTGGATCCAAATCTGCATCACAACTTTGCGCCGGATGAGGATTACCCGATATGGGATCAATATGTGTATGACAACTGGATGGAGGACCAGCCGGATGAGGACGGCCCGGATGAGGATGGCTTGCTGTTGGGTCCAAATCTGCATCACAACTTCGCGCCGGATGAGGACGACCTGATGGGGGGCCCATATCTGCATGACAACTTCGAGCTGGACGAGGAGGGCCCGCTGGTGTATCCAAATCTGCATCACAACTTCGGCCCGGATGAGGATGACCCAATGGGTATTCCATATCTGTATGACGACTTGGAGCTGGTGGATCCGCTGGTGGATCCAAATCAATTAAACTGTCTGGTGGAGACCCCAGCTGGTGATCTCATGAAGGTTAAGCGTCAATCTGAGAGCAAGTTTGCGGTGTGGATCCTGAACAAGGGGACATCTTCCTTCGAGAGGACTAATGACATTGGGGAATTCGGGCTGTTTGTCAGCCGCTACAGCTCGTTCTGTCTCCTGACTAAGGACCATCCGAATGTGAAGTCGAACCACGTCTACTTCATCGACAGCTACAAGAACCTGTGCGCGTTCAACCTCGAGCATGGGACGAAGGAGCTCGTGGAAGCCCTCGAAACACTCGGTGCGCATAATCAGCAAGACATGTACTTGCTGGGGCGCCCAGGAGTACATTCATTCTTATGGTTCACCCCTTCACTGAAATGA
- the LOC124659483 gene encoding putative F-box protein At5g14160 isoform X2 has product MSAKVSRLPEVNSARMADWANLQTDIVGSIVRKLAIPDYIRFRAVCTSWNRVCVCRDVSNDPRVDPWLMLPTKTLEDAKFFSIPERKNETIRILSTATIFGSVWTPVGSSHGWLVFFNLNQGTIQLVNPISGGQFELPPLGREHFSKAVLLDMSESNFSVAIVYGNRKGYKVTRKGSRSWSFVDSKHILIDIFKHRRQLYTIDIYGTIEVWAEPPRSWPDADGPLVDPYMHPSLAQRKFNCLVETPAGDLVKVKRQSQNKFAAWILNRETSSFERTEDIGEFALFVSHHNSFCFPTKDHLSLKANCVYFIDNYKNLCAFNLEHGTKELIQGLETPALPRQDAFLWFIPSLK; this is encoded by the exons ATGTCTGCAAAGGTGTCAAG GCTTCCGGAAGTTAATTCTGCTAGGATGGCTGATTGGGCTAATCTTCAGACTGATATTGTTGGTTCAATTGTAAGGAAGCTTGCCATCCCTGACTATATCAGATTCCGCGCAGTATGCACGTCGTGGAACCGTGTCTGTGTCTGCAGGGATGTATCCAATGATCCAAGGGTAGACCCATGGCTGATGCTCCCCACAAAGACGCTTGAGGATGCTAAATTTTTCAGTATACCTGAAAGAAAGAATGAAACCATCCGTATCCTGAGTACTGCCACGATCTTTGGCTCCGTGTGGACTCCTGTTGGTTCTTCCCATGGCTGGCTTGTCTTCTTCAACCTGAACCAGGGAACCATCCAGTTGGTTAATCCCATCAGCGGCGGTCAGTTCGAACTGCCCCCACTCGGACGCGAGCACTTCTCCAAGGCGGTGTTGCTTGACATGAGTGAGAGCAACTTCAGTGTTGCTATTGTCTATGGCAATCGAAAAGGATATAAGGTGACACGCAAAGGAAGCAGAAGCTGGTCATTTGTTGATTCCAAACATATCCTAATTGATATTTTCAAGCACAGAAGGCAACTTTACACCATCGACATATATGGCACTATCGAGGTGTGGGCAGAGCCACCCCGTTCATGGCCGGATGCAGACGGCCCGCTTGTTGATCCATATATGCATCCTAGCCTCGCCCAGCGGAAATTTAACTGTCTGGTGGAGACCCCAGCTGGTGATCTCGTGAAGGTTAAGCGCCAATCTCAGAACAAGTTTGCGGCGTGGATCCTGAACAGAGAGACATCTTCATTCGAGAGGACCGAAGACATTGGGGAGTTCGCTTTGTTCGTCAGCCACCACAACTCGTTCTGTTTCCCGACCAAGGACCATCTGAGCCTCAAGGCGAACTGCGTCTACTTCATCGACAACTACAAGAACCTGTGTGCGTTCAACCTCGAGCATGGGACCAAGGAGCTCATACAAGGCCTCGAAACTCCGGCGCTCCCACGACAGGACGCATTCTTATGGTTCATACCTTCACTGAAATGA